A stretch of the Lolium perenne isolate Kyuss_39 chromosome 3, Kyuss_2.0, whole genome shotgun sequence genome encodes the following:
- the LOC127340064 gene encoding 4-hydroxyphenylacetaldehyde oxime monooxygenase encodes MCFFSTQILLLLLLPILASLLLLARRGSKGKLAPGPVGLPMLGNLHQLGPLPHRNLRDLARQHGPVMLLRLGATRILVVSSASSAREVLRTRDADCCSRPAGPGPKLLSYGFRDVAFAPYGEQWREMRKLFVTEFVSMRRVKAAWGARQAQVEKLMAGLTPNTPVALGERIYGLVNGIICTVAFGNVYGAEMFHRVLGEALELQASFSAEDFFPNAVGRLVDRLTGLAASRDRSFAAIDTFLEVVIEQHLEPNSEREGSDLVDVLINLSKEHPAFTRDNVKAILMDTFVGGVNTTSVTILWAMSELIRNPRVLKKVQEEIRVAARGNNWVQPEDMSKLSYLKMVVKETLRLYPPATLLLPRETMQHVKIGGYDVPARTRVAVNVWAIGRDPASWGEGAEEFDPDRFEAGESHGEVDLHGAHFELLPFGAGRRICPGIAMALMNVEFTLANLLCGFDWALPEGTEVEDISMEETGAGLTFHRKTPLVLVPTLPQRA; translated from the exons ATGTGTTTCTTCTCCACGCAgatcctcctcctgctcctgctgcccatcttgGCCTCTCTGCTTCTGCTAGCGAGGAGGGGCAGCAAAGGCAAGCTTGCTCCAGGACCCGTAGGGCTGCCGATGCTCGGGAACCTGCACCAGCTAGGCCCGCTCCCGCACCGGAACCTGCGGGATCTCGCTCGGCAGCACGGCCCCGTCATGCTGCTCCGCCTCGGCGCGACACGCATTCTCGTCGTGTCGTCGGCGTCGTCGGCGCGCGAGGTGCTCCGGACGCGCGACGCCGACTGCTGCAGCAGGCCGGCGGGCCCGGGGCCGAAGCTGCTGTCCTACGGGTTCAGGGACGTGGCGTTCGCCCCCTACGGCGAGCAGTGGCGCGAGATGCGCAAACTCTTCGTCACGGAGTTCGTCAGCATGCGCCGCGTCAAGGCCGCGTGGGGCGCGCGCCAGGCGCAGGTGGAGAAGCTGATGGCCGGCTTGACCCCCAACACGCCGGTGGCCCTCGGCGAGCGCATCTACGGCCTCGTCAACGGCATCATCTGCACCGTGGCGTTTGGCAACGTCTACGGTGCAGAGATGTTCCATCGCGTGCTCGGCGAGGCGTTGGAGCTGCAGGCGAGCTTCTCGGCGGAGGACTTCTTCCCAAACGCGGTCGGCCGCCTGGTCGACCGCCTTACCGGCCTCGCCGCCAGCCGCGATCGGAGCTTTGCAGCTATCGACACTTTCTTGGAGGTGGTCATCGAGCAGCACCTGGAGCCCAATAGCGAGAGGGAGGGCAGCGACCTCGTCGACGTCCTCATCAACCTCTCCAAGGAGCACCCGGCCTTCACCAGGGACAATGTGAAGGCGATCCTCATG GACACGTTCGTGGGAGGCGTGAACACGACCTCAGTGACGATCCTGTGGGCTATGTCGGAGCTGATCCGAAACCCGCGGGTGCTGAAGAAGGTGCAGGAGGAGATCAGGGTGGCGGCGCGAGGCAACaactgggtgcagccggaagataTGTCCAAGCTGAGCTACCTCAAGATGGTGGTGAAGGAGACGCTGCGGCTGTACCCGCCGGCGACGCTGCTGCTGCCGCGGGAGACGATGCAGCACGTCAAGATCGGCGGCTACGACGTGCCGGCGAGGACGAGGGTGGCCGTGAACGTGTGGGCCATCGGGAGGGATCCGGCGAGCTGGGGCGAGGGCGCGGAGGAGTTCGACCCGGACAGGTTCGAGGCCGGAGAGAGCCACGGCGAGGTGGACCTGCACGGTGCACACTTCGAGCTGCTCCCGTTCGGCGCCGGCAGGCGTATCTGCCCGGGCATCGCCATGGCGCTGATGAACGTGGAGTTCACGCTGGCCAACCTGCTGTGCGGTTTCGACTGGGCGCTGCCGGAGGGGACGGAGGTGGAGGACATAAGCATGGAGGAGACAGGCGCCGGGCTGACCTTCCACCGCAAGACGCCGCTCGTGCTCGTGCCCACCCTGCCTCAGCGCGCCTAA